In the genome of Phaseolus vulgaris cultivar G19833 unplaced genomic scaffold, P. vulgaris v2.0 scaffold_14, whole genome shotgun sequence, one region contains:
- the LOC137816950 gene encoding glucan endo-1,3-beta-glucosidase 11, whose product MEDHSAFPRFFFIFFITTVTHLATSVVSIGVNYGQIANNLPSPDDAVALVKCIGATKVKLYDADPRVLKAFANTGVEVMVGLGNEYMSRMKDPTKAQAWIKANLQPYLPATKITSIFVGNEVLTFNDTSLTSNLLPAMQSVHTALVNLALDKQITVTTTHSLAVLQTSYPPSAGAFRSDLAPCLAPILSFQAKTGSPFLINAYPYFAYKANPKQVPLDFVLFQPNQGMVDPSSNLHYDNMLFAQIDAVYSALASLGYGKLPVHISETGWPSKGDEDEAGANLENAKKYNGNLIKMAISSSKKGTPSRPNSDLNIYVFALFNENMKPGPTSERNYGLFKPDGTPAYPLGFSLASVPNDAINNSTGTGTPPRPPTSSTGYLSISSASSLERYSLVGPSLWFLVTVVSIILKF is encoded by the exons ATGGAGGACCATTCCGCATTCCCtcgcttcttcttcatcttcttcattacCA CTGTAACACATCTTGCAACCAGCGTTGTGTCGATTGGGGTAAACTACGGTCAAATTGCGAACAATCTTCCCTCACCGGACGACGCAGTGGCTTTGGTGAAATGCATCGGAGCAACTAAAGTGAAGCTCTACGACGCAGATCCACGGGTTCTGAAAGCGTTCGCCAACACCGGAGTGGAAGTAATGGTAGGTCTGGGCAACGAGTACATGTCCAGAATGAAAGATCCAACGAAGGCGCAGGCATGGATCAAAGCCAACCTACAACCCTACCTCCCAGCCACTAAAATCACCTCAATATTCGTCGGGAATGAGGTTCTCACCTTCAACGACACTTCCCTGACCTCCAACCTCCTCCCAGCCATGCAGAGCGTGCACACGGCGCTCGTCAACCTCGCCCTCGACAAACAAATAACTGTAACCACCACGCACTCCCTAGCCGTGCTCCAAACCTCGTATCCTCCTTCGGCCGGAGCCTTCCGTTCGGACCTGGCTCCTTGCCTGGCTCCCATCCTGAGCTTCCAAGCGAAAACCGGATCTCCCTTCCTCATCAACGCATACCCTTACTTCGCCTACAAGGCCAACCCCAAACAGGTTCCCTTGGACTTCGTGCTCTTCCAACCCAACCAAGGGATGGTGGATCCCTCCAGTAACCTCCACTACGATAACATGCTTTTCGCGCAGATCGACGCGGTGTattccgctttggcctctttGGGCTACGGGAAGTTGCCGGTTCACATTTCGGAAACCGGTTGGCCTTCGAAGGGGGATGAAGACGAAGCCGGTGCGAACCTGGAGAACGCAAAGAAGTATAATGGGAATCTCATTAAGATGGCTATCAGTAGCAGCAAGAAGGGCACACCTTCCAGGCCCAACTCCGATTTGAACATTTACGTTTTCGCTCTGTTTAATGAGAACATGAAGCCCGGCCCAACTTCCGAGCGCAATTATGGGCTTTTTAAGCCCGATGGAACCCCTGCGTACCCTCTCGGCTTCTCTCTGGCTTCTGTGCCAAACGACGCCATCAATAACAGTACCGGTACTGGGACGCCGCCGCGGCCACCCACCTCCTCCACCGGATATTTGTCCATTTCCTCTGCTTCCTCTCTG GAGAGATATTCTTTAGTAGGGCCTTCGTTATGGTTTCTGGTGACGGTGGTGTCGATTATTTTGAAGTTTTGA
- the LOC137816961 gene encoding uncharacterized protein yields the protein MVNTWTEMKRIMRKRYIPTSYNRDLQLKLQRMTQGNRSVEEYFKEMEVTMIRVGKNEENEAIMARFLNGLNHDIRDVVELQEYVDMKELLPKADQVEQQLKRKGIMRSSNNNKNFNWKDKAMKDKGVPSSSVTSSSGKSPHRYSNSPSKRKTSEVKCFKCLGRGHYASECPTKKNMISLSKTQIVSEPSSEEEKEEVEVELDALEGDLLMIRSVIGLGWPRGLFLVG from the coding sequence ATGGTGAATACTTGGACAGAAATGAAAAGGATAATGAGGAAGAGATATATTCCAACAAGCTACAATAGGGATTTGCAACTCAAACTTCAAAGAATGACTCAAGGAAATAGAAGTGTGGAGGAGTATTTTAAAGAGATGGAGGTGACCATGATTAGAGTTggaaagaatgaagaaaatgaagcaATAATGGCAAGATTTTTGAATGGATTGAATCATGATATTAGGGATGTTGTGGAGCTGCAAGAGTATGTTGACATGAAAGAGTTGTTGCCCAAGGCTGACCAAGTAGAACAACAACTCAAGAGGAAGGGAATCATGAGGAGttctaacaataataaaaatttcaattggAAGGATAAGGCGATGAAGGATAAAGGAGTTCCCTCAAGTTCAGTCACATCTTCAAGTGGGAAGTCACCTCATAGATATAGTAACTCACCATCTAAAAGGAAAACAAGTGAGGTAAAATGTTTCAAATGCTTGGGAAGAGGACATTATGCTTCAGAATGTCCAACAAAAAAGAATATGATCAGTTTATCAAAGACACAAATAGTCAGTGAACcttcaagtgaagaagagaaggaaGAGGTAGAGGTGGAGTTGGATGCATTGGAGGGTGATTTATTGATGATTCGGTCGGTCATCGGTTTGGGATGGCCACGTGGGCTGTTCTTAGTGGGATAG